The following coding sequences are from one Microbacterium sp. SORGH_AS_0969 window:
- a CDS encoding ATP-dependent helicase, whose protein sequence is MADVLDRFGPATQDWFRGAFSAPTNAQRGAWESVSSGRNALVVAPTGSGKTLSAFLFAIDRIFREKAPEIPDAEPPRRGKKAAPKAPATNTRVLYISPLKALGVDVERNLRSPLVGIGQSARRLGIQVPGVTVGVRSGDTSSSDRRKLVTDPPDILITTPESLYLMLTSQAAETLRGVHTVIIDEVHAVAATKRGAHLAVSLERLDALLEKPAQRIGLSATVRPIDEVARFLGGAQPVDIVAPKATKAFDLSVVVPIEDMLNPPPPPGSPEPDEATDGEWFSERPESTEMAGSVWPHVEEAIVDRILERRSTIVFANSRRLAERLTGRLNEIYAERVGIDVPEPTVPAGMMAQAGASAGVAAILAKAHHGSVSKEQRAQVEDELKSGALRCVVATSSLELGIDMGAVDLVIQVEAPPSAASGLQRVGRAGHQVGEVSRAALFPKHRSDVLHTAVVTERMLAGRIEAIAVPQNPLDILAQQTVAAAALGSIDVEEWFDTVKRSAPFRSLPRSAYEATLDLLAGRYPSDEFAELRPRLVWDRDAGTLTGRPGAQRIAVTSGGTIPDRGLFGVFVAGESQNARVGELDEEMVYESRVNDVFTLGTTSWRIVEITHDRVNVLPAFGQPGKLPFWHGDGIGRPAELGEALGKFSRDLAGADQAKAEERLRESGLDDNAITNLLSYLAEQREATGSLPTDRTLTVERSRDEVGDWRIILHSPYGMQVHSPWALAVNARIRERLGVEGAAVASDDGIIARVPDAAAEPPGADLFVFEPDELEQIVTDEVGGSALFASRFRECAARALLLPRLNPNRRSPLWQQRQRSAQLLEVAKRHPAFPIILETLREVLQDVYDLPALLRVTRQIGERRIRLVEITTSQPSPYARDLLFGYVGAFMYEGDSPLAERRAAALSVDPALLSELLGKVEMRELLDPEVIAQFEREAQRLDPDRRVRGVEGVADLLRILGPLDAAEVASRLDAETDALAEAEQHLATLVDDRRAIRVTIGGVSRVAGIEDAGRLRDALGAALPVGIPNAFLEPLADPLGDLVARYARTHAPFTTDAVAERLGVGVAVARLTLQRLESQGRLASGFFLPDHSTGSGTPSTGSGSGGGSRGDDTEWCDVEVLRRLRMRSLAAIRGSVEPVPPAAYARFLPVWQHLGRPLEGIDGVLAVIEQLAGVPIPASAWESLVLPSRVRDYSPALLDELTATGEVVWSGHGTLPGRDGWIALHPAEAAPFTLQDPDDPDDPAPDSLEARILAALDGGGAYFAAQLKQLAGAENEQSVNDALWALTWAGRVTNDTFAPVRTLLSGGGQSHRVVRRAPRARMYRGAAMPRATSAPRPPSLGGRWSLLPEREADAAARATATASLLLDRYGVVTRGAVQSEGVPGGFAQVYRILAGFEEAGHCRRGYVIEKLGAAQFAASATVDRLREFAAVADPPPLRTVTLAATDPANPYGAALGWPALEGVTHRPGRKAGGVVVLVDGELTLYLERGGRTALAFTDDEARLAAAATDLAETAKRRRLETLTIEQVNGEFVYGTAVGRALRTAGFVESPKGLTLRKLTAGDTLREAARA, encoded by the coding sequence ATGGCTGACGTCCTCGACAGATTCGGTCCTGCGACGCAGGACTGGTTCCGCGGTGCGTTCTCGGCCCCGACCAATGCCCAAAGAGGCGCGTGGGAATCGGTGTCGTCCGGGCGCAACGCGCTCGTCGTCGCGCCCACCGGCTCCGGCAAGACCCTCTCGGCCTTCCTCTTCGCGATCGACCGGATCTTCCGCGAGAAGGCCCCCGAGATTCCGGATGCCGAGCCCCCGCGCCGCGGCAAGAAAGCGGCTCCGAAGGCCCCCGCGACGAACACGCGCGTGCTCTACATCTCTCCGTTGAAAGCCCTCGGCGTCGACGTGGAACGCAACCTCCGGTCGCCGCTCGTCGGGATCGGGCAGTCGGCCCGGCGCCTCGGCATCCAGGTTCCGGGTGTGACCGTGGGCGTGCGCTCCGGCGACACGAGTTCGAGCGACCGTCGAAAGCTCGTCACCGACCCGCCCGACATCCTCATCACCACGCCCGAGTCGCTGTACCTCATGTTGACGAGCCAGGCCGCCGAGACGCTGCGCGGCGTGCACACCGTCATCATCGACGAGGTGCACGCGGTCGCGGCCACCAAGCGCGGCGCCCACCTCGCGGTGAGCCTCGAGCGGCTCGATGCACTGCTCGAGAAGCCCGCGCAGCGCATCGGCCTCTCGGCCACGGTGCGACCGATCGACGAGGTCGCTCGGTTCCTCGGCGGCGCGCAGCCCGTCGATATCGTGGCGCCGAAAGCGACGAAGGCGTTCGACCTGTCGGTCGTCGTCCCGATCGAAGACATGCTCAACCCTCCCCCGCCCCCGGGCTCCCCCGAGCCAGACGAGGCGACCGACGGCGAGTGGTTCTCCGAGCGACCCGAGAGCACCGAGATGGCCGGCTCGGTGTGGCCGCACGTCGAAGAGGCGATCGTCGACCGGATCCTGGAACGGCGATCGACCATCGTGTTCGCCAACTCCCGCCGGCTCGCCGAGAGGCTCACGGGGCGTCTCAACGAGATCTACGCCGAGCGCGTCGGCATCGACGTGCCCGAACCCACCGTCCCTGCGGGCATGATGGCGCAGGCCGGAGCGTCCGCGGGTGTCGCCGCGATCCTCGCCAAAGCCCACCACGGTTCGGTCTCCAAGGAGCAGCGCGCCCAGGTCGAGGACGAGCTCAAATCGGGCGCGCTGCGCTGCGTCGTGGCGACGAGCAGCCTCGAACTCGGGATCGACATGGGCGCGGTCGACCTCGTCATCCAGGTCGAGGCGCCCCCGAGCGCGGCATCCGGTCTCCAGCGAGTGGGACGCGCGGGGCATCAGGTCGGCGAGGTGAGCCGCGCGGCTCTGTTCCCCAAGCACCGCAGCGACGTGCTGCACACGGCCGTGGTCACCGAGCGCATGCTCGCCGGTCGCATCGAGGCCATCGCGGTACCGCAGAATCCACTCGACATCCTCGCCCAGCAGACCGTCGCGGCCGCGGCCCTCGGCTCGATCGACGTCGAAGAATGGTTCGACACCGTCAAGCGCAGCGCGCCGTTCCGTTCGCTGCCGCGCTCGGCGTACGAGGCGACGCTCGACCTCCTCGCGGGGCGCTACCCGTCCGACGAGTTCGCCGAGCTCCGCCCGCGCCTGGTCTGGGATCGCGACGCGGGGACCCTCACCGGCCGGCCGGGCGCTCAGCGCATCGCGGTGACGAGCGGCGGCACGATCCCCGACCGCGGGCTGTTCGGCGTCTTCGTCGCGGGCGAGTCGCAGAACGCCCGCGTCGGCGAGCTCGACGAAGAGATGGTCTACGAGTCGCGCGTCAACGACGTGTTCACGCTCGGAACGACGAGCTGGCGCATCGTCGAGATCACGCACGACCGCGTCAACGTGCTGCCGGCCTTCGGGCAGCCCGGCAAGCTGCCGTTCTGGCACGGTGACGGCATCGGCCGCCCCGCCGAATTGGGTGAAGCGTTGGGAAAGTTCTCGCGCGACCTGGCGGGCGCCGACCAAGCCAAGGCCGAGGAGCGCCTGCGCGAGTCGGGACTCGACGACAACGCGATCACGAACCTGTTGTCGTATCTCGCCGAGCAGCGCGAGGCCACCGGCAGCCTCCCCACCGACCGCACCCTGACCGTCGAACGCAGCCGCGACGAGGTCGGCGACTGGCGCATCATCCTGCACTCCCCCTACGGCATGCAGGTGCACTCCCCCTGGGCTCTCGCGGTGAACGCGCGCATCCGCGAGCGACTGGGTGTCGAGGGGGCCGCCGTCGCGAGCGATGACGGGATCATCGCCCGGGTTCCGGATGCCGCCGCCGAACCGCCCGGAGCCGACCTCTTCGTCTTCGAACCCGACGAACTCGAGCAGATCGTCACCGACGAGGTCGGCGGATCGGCGCTGTTCGCTTCTCGCTTCCGCGAGTGCGCGGCGCGCGCGCTCCTGCTTCCCCGCCTCAACCCGAACCGCCGTTCGCCGCTGTGGCAGCAGCGGCAGCGGTCCGCCCAGCTTCTCGAGGTCGCGAAGCGACATCCGGCATTCCCGATCATCCTCGAGACGCTGCGCGAGGTGCTGCAAGACGTCTACGACCTTCCCGCGCTCCTGCGCGTGACCCGTCAGATCGGCGAGCGTCGCATCCGGCTCGTCGAGATCACCACCTCGCAGCCCTCGCCGTACGCCCGCGACCTGCTCTTCGGGTACGTCGGGGCCTTCATGTACGAGGGCGACTCGCCTCTCGCCGAGCGACGCGCAGCGGCGCTCTCGGTCGACCCGGCGCTGCTGAGCGAACTGCTCGGCAAGGTCGAGATGCGCGAACTCCTCGACCCCGAGGTCATCGCGCAGTTCGAGCGCGAAGCGCAGCGCCTCGATCCGGATCGCCGCGTGCGAGGGGTCGAGGGCGTGGCCGATCTCCTGCGCATCCTCGGCCCGCTCGACGCGGCCGAGGTCGCGTCGCGTCTCGACGCCGAGACCGATGCCCTCGCCGAGGCCGAGCAACATCTCGCCACCCTCGTCGACGATCGCCGCGCGATCCGCGTCACGATCGGCGGCGTCTCGCGCGTCGCCGGGATCGAAGACGCCGGGAGGCTCCGCGATGCTCTCGGCGCGGCGCTGCCGGTCGGCATCCCGAACGCGTTCCTCGAACCGCTCGCCGACCCGCTCGGCGATCTGGTCGCCCGCTACGCCCGCACGCACGCGCCGTTCACGACCGACGCGGTCGCCGAGCGACTCGGGGTCGGAGTCGCCGTCGCCCGGCTCACACTGCAGCGGCTCGAATCACAGGGGCGTCTGGCGAGCGGGTTCTTCCTGCCCGACCATTCGACAGGCTCAGGGACCCCTTCGACAGGCTCAGGGTCCGGAGGGGGCAGCCGCGGCGACGACACCGAGTGGTGCGACGTCGAGGTTCTCCGTCGTCTGCGCATGCGCTCGCTCGCCGCGATCCGCGGCAGCGTCGAGCCCGTGCCACCCGCGGCCTACGCGCGATTCCTCCCCGTGTGGCAGCACTTGGGGCGACCGCTCGAGGGCATCGACGGGGTGCTCGCGGTCATCGAGCAGCTCGCGGGAGTGCCGATCCCGGCGAGCGCGTGGGAGTCGCTCGTGTTGCCCTCGCGCGTCCGTGACTACTCCCCCGCTCTCCTCGACGAGCTCACCGCCACGGGCGAGGTGGTGTGGTCGGGGCACGGCACCCTTCCGGGCCGCGACGGATGGATCGCGCTGCACCCGGCCGAGGCGGCGCCGTTCACCCTGCAAGACCCCGACGATCCCGACGACCCGGCTCCCGACTCGCTCGAGGCCCGCATCCTCGCCGCGCTCGACGGGGGCGGGGCGTACTTCGCCGCGCAGCTGAAGCAGCTCGCCGGGGCCGAGAACGAGCAGTCGGTCAACGACGCCCTCTGGGCACTGACCTGGGCGGGGCGCGTCACGAACGACACGTTCGCCCCCGTGAGGACGCTCCTCAGCGGCGGCGGACAGTCGCACCGCGTCGTCCGTCGCGCGCCGCGCGCACGCATGTATCGCGGGGCCGCGATGCCGCGGGCGACGTCGGCTCCGCGACCGCCGTCGCTCGGCGGGCGCTGGTCGCTCCTGCCCGAGCGGGAGGCCGATGCCGCCGCTCGCGCAACGGCGACGGCGAGCCTGCTGCTCGACCGCTACGGCGTCGTGACGCGAGGTGCCGTGCAGTCCGAGGGCGTCCCGGGTGGGTTCGCGCAGGTCTACCGGATCCTGGCGGGGTTCGAGGAGGCGGGGCACTGCCGCCGCGGATACGTCATCGAGAAACTCGGGGCGGCCCAGTTCGCCGCCTCCGCGACGGTCGACCGGCTCCGCGAGTTTGCCGCCGTCGCCGACCCTCCTCCCCTGCGCACGGTCACGCTCGCGGCGACCGACCCCGCGAACCCTTACGGTGCTGCCCTGGGCTGGCCCGCCCTCGAAGGCGTTACGCATCGCCCCGGTCGCAAAGCGGGCGGAGTGGTCGTGCTCGTCGACGGAGAACTGACCCTGTACCTGGAGCGCGGGGGCCGCACCGCCCTGGCCTTCACCGATGACGAAGCGCGTCTCGCGGCAGCCGCGACCGACCTCGCCGAGACGGCCAAGCGTCGTCGACTCGAAACGCTGACCATCGAGCAGGTCAACGGCGAGTTCGTCTACGGCACGGCGGTCGGGCGCGCGTTGCGCACCGCCGGGTTCGTCGAGTCGCCGAAGGGGCTCACGCTGCGCAAGCTCACCGCGGGCGACACCCTCCGCGAGGCCGCGCGTGCCTGA
- a CDS encoding DNA-formamidopyrimidine glycosylase family protein, protein MPEGDTVYRAAAKLSAALAGKVVTRFDIRVPGSATADLRGETVHEVAARGKHLLHRIGGYTLHSHLKMEGRWDVYRPGERWRRPAFKARAIVGVAGADAVGFDLAMVEVLRTVDEHTVIGHLGPDLLADDWDEAEAVRRVAADPREAHVALLDQRNVAGFGNVYANELLFVRGIAPTTPATEIDVQATIALGERMIRANLPRPERTFTGDTRPGRRFWVYGREGAPCRRCGTSIRATSLGASATSERNVYWCPTCQPA, encoded by the coding sequence GTGCCTGAGGGTGACACCGTCTACCGCGCGGCGGCGAAGCTCTCGGCCGCTCTGGCCGGAAAGGTCGTCACGCGCTTCGACATCCGCGTCCCCGGGAGCGCCACCGCCGATCTGCGCGGCGAGACCGTGCACGAGGTCGCCGCGCGCGGCAAACACCTGCTGCACCGCATCGGCGGATACACGCTGCACTCGCACCTCAAGATGGAGGGCCGGTGGGACGTGTACCGGCCGGGCGAGCGCTGGCGCCGCCCCGCTTTCAAAGCCCGCGCGATCGTCGGGGTCGCGGGAGCCGATGCCGTCGGCTTCGACCTCGCGATGGTCGAGGTGCTGCGCACCGTCGACGAGCACACCGTCATCGGGCACCTCGGTCCCGACCTCCTCGCCGACGACTGGGATGAAGCCGAGGCGGTGCGCCGGGTCGCGGCCGACCCGCGGGAAGCGCACGTCGCACTGCTCGATCAGCGAAACGTCGCCGGTTTCGGCAACGTCTACGCGAACGAGCTGCTCTTCGTGCGCGGCATCGCGCCGACCACCCCGGCCACCGAGATCGACGTGCAGGCGACGATCGCGCTCGGCGAGCGCATGATCCGCGCCAACCTCCCGCGCCCCGAACGGACGTTCACCGGCGACACCCGCCCGGGCCGTCGGTTCTGGGTCTACGGACGTGAGGGCGCGCCCTGTCGGCGTTGCGGCACATCGATCCGCGCGACCTCGCTCGGAGCCTCGGCAACGAGCGAGCGCAACGTCTACTGGTGCCCTACCTGCCAGCCGGCGTGA
- a CDS encoding transferase encodes MGKNYIDIENDHGETLRYRKHVNGRGLVAHGAKVHPSALVENGAYVEPGVQIAAGVRVGRGAWIESDAVIGPEARIEPHAHICAGAVIGAGAHIGVRTQVGHNARVATGSLIGDDEIINDGEAVATDQRGLRLAA; translated from the coding sequence GTGGGTAAGAACTACATCGACATCGAAAACGACCACGGCGAGACGCTGCGCTACCGCAAGCACGTCAACGGTCGCGGACTCGTCGCGCACGGCGCGAAGGTCCACCCGTCGGCGCTGGTCGAGAACGGCGCCTACGTCGAACCCGGTGTGCAGATCGCCGCGGGTGTTCGTGTCGGCCGAGGGGCGTGGATCGAATCCGACGCCGTCATCGGACCCGAGGCTCGCATCGAGCCGCACGCGCACATCTGCGCCGGCGCGGTCATCGGCGCGGGCGCTCACATCGGCGTTCGCACGCAGGTGGGCCACAACGCCCGCGTCGCGACGGGCTCGCTCATCGGCGACGACGAGATCATCAACGACGGCGAAGCGGTCGCGACCGACCAGCGGGGACTCCGCCTGGCCGCGTGA
- a CDS encoding DUF1304 domain-containing protein translates to MIGILALVFAGLAALLHVYIFVLESVRWSQPKTWKVFGIADQKTADATKPMAYNQGFYNLFLAIGAIIGILFWIVNGVGDVAGRTLLIFSLGSMLGAALVLVTSGSKYLRPATIQGTLPLIGLVLAIFA, encoded by the coding sequence ATGATCGGCATCCTGGCGCTCGTGTTCGCCGGCCTCGCGGCCCTGCTGCACGTCTACATCTTCGTGCTCGAGAGTGTCCGCTGGTCGCAGCCGAAGACGTGGAAGGTCTTCGGGATCGCCGATCAGAAGACGGCGGATGCCACGAAGCCGATGGCCTACAACCAGGGCTTCTACAACCTCTTCCTCGCGATCGGCGCCATCATCGGCATCCTGTTCTGGATCGTCAACGGCGTGGGCGACGTGGCCGGACGCACGCTGCTGATCTTCTCGCTCGGCTCCATGCTGGGTGCGGCGCTCGTGCTCGTGACCTCGGGCAGCAAGTACCTGCGCCCCGCGACGATTCAGGGCACCCTGCCGCTCATCGGTCTCGTGCTCGCGATCTTCGCCTGA
- a CDS encoding LysR substrate-binding domain-containing protein: MASGSGSRGRGPTGGARKGGAARPSTPKRPARGKAPRPAPAPPEPPRTFVLGAVPGATPGKWIGLWRERMPHVTLELREIDVAGQRSHLDEVDAALVRLPVTASDDLHLIPLYEEQPVVVMSVDSHLTAGDELDTADLAGEVVIVPADDVLGARIPDAVPPTFAPPSDTGEAIATVAAGVGVVVVPMSLARAHQRRDVEYRVLSDGPVSTVALAWLRERTTADVEAFVGIVRGRTARSSR, encoded by the coding sequence ATGGCGAGCGGCAGTGGGTCCCGGGGACGTGGTCCCACCGGCGGTGCCCGCAAGGGCGGAGCGGCACGGCCCTCCACGCCGAAGCGCCCCGCGAGAGGGAAGGCACCGCGCCCCGCCCCCGCTCCTCCGGAACCCCCGCGCACCTTCGTGCTCGGCGCGGTCCCGGGTGCGACCCCGGGGAAGTGGATCGGCCTGTGGCGTGAGCGCATGCCGCACGTCACCCTCGAGCTCCGGGAGATCGACGTCGCCGGGCAACGGTCGCACCTCGACGAGGTCGACGCCGCTCTCGTGCGGCTCCCCGTCACGGCATCCGATGACCTCCACCTCATCCCGCTCTACGAGGAACAGCCCGTCGTCGTGATGTCGGTCGACTCTCACCTGACGGCCGGCGACGAGCTCGACACCGCGGATCTGGCCGGCGAGGTCGTGATCGTCCCCGCCGACGACGTGCTCGGTGCGCGGATCCCGGATGCCGTCCCCCCGACGTTCGCGCCGCCGTCGGACACCGGCGAAGCCATCGCGACCGTGGCCGCGGGCGTCGGCGTCGTGGTCGTGCCGATGTCGCTCGCGCGCGCCCACCAGCGCCGCGATGTCGAGTACCGGGTGCTGAGTGACGGACCGGTGTCGACGGTCGCGCTCGCGTGGCTCCGCGAACGGACGACCGCCGACGTCGAGGCCTTCGTCGGCATCGTCCGGGGACGCACCGCGCGCTCTTCGCGCTGA
- a CDS encoding CocE/NonD family hydrolase, whose product MHGRTTTNALVLTVVLTLIGATPAIASDTSDAASAPAAPSAEATSADDGAPTPDADVDADPDVSRGVTHAENPSVPEGAVWTEHYLPSSVANRNGDPVELHADVLRPAGVPADARTPVILISGPYLSHAGQQADEGKSFTGPSMRHRAFIDDGGLFAAGYTVVFGDLRGFGGSSGCYDFSGPGEQADVRAFVEWAASAPWSTGRVGMYGKSYDAVTGLIGLADRPAGLAAVVAQEPSWDLYDYLYENGIPAENNRTTIEAYNRIAALPGIDHSGTVDGVVIPPDTERYRTNAAYEQTHPECAAGILADTLESDPSSPFWTARNTAQRAEGSTIPLFLTQGWTERNTRPEGMAEFLDAVAGPVSGWAGPWDHYSGNDVDDEGRLKMGRAGWVDEVRAFFDAHLLGAPAPEPAWALQDNEGRWRLQSSWPGVTHEVTAPLAPGSYVDTGRGADALPAGDEGDGSLFGTAPRDAQTIGASQTLSAPVDEPTRLSGRASLNLRTQGAGVAHARLWDVEPDGVPTLIVEEAAPLDASGTTRMHLRNVEWTLAPGHALLVTVGTTDSLAWRPSPSEQTVTIESGEVTLPLQSTADDVPTEGQPAPFLATYLEDARWPVPIAATPSFSLAETSPAPVPTPSASGAAPARLAESGMPSSPGLAVGGAAALLAGALLIAVRRSRVSGTDARASATAGRGSRR is encoded by the coding sequence ATGCACGGACGCACAACGACGAACGCCCTGGTGCTGACCGTCGTGCTGACTCTCATCGGCGCGACCCCCGCCATCGCCTCCGACACGAGTGACGCCGCGTCGGCGCCCGCCGCCCCCTCCGCGGAGGCCACCTCCGCGGACGACGGCGCCCCCACGCCCGACGCGGATGTGGACGCCGACCCCGACGTCTCGCGGGGCGTCACGCACGCGGAGAACCCCTCGGTCCCCGAGGGCGCGGTGTGGACCGAGCATTACCTGCCGTCCTCCGTCGCGAATCGCAACGGCGACCCCGTCGAACTGCACGCCGACGTGCTCCGTCCGGCGGGTGTGCCGGCGGACGCCCGCACGCCGGTGATCCTCATCAGCGGTCCCTACCTCTCGCACGCGGGCCAGCAGGCCGACGAGGGCAAGTCGTTCACCGGCCCCTCGATGCGCCACCGCGCCTTCATCGACGACGGCGGCCTGTTCGCCGCCGGCTACACCGTCGTGTTCGGCGACCTGCGCGGCTTCGGCGGGAGCTCCGGCTGTTACGACTTCAGCGGTCCGGGCGAGCAGGCCGACGTGCGCGCGTTCGTGGAGTGGGCGGCATCCGCTCCGTGGTCGACGGGTCGCGTCGGGATGTACGGGAAGTCGTACGACGCCGTCACGGGGCTGATCGGTCTCGCCGACCGTCCCGCGGGCCTCGCGGCGGTCGTCGCCCAGGAGCCGTCGTGGGACCTGTACGACTACCTCTACGAGAACGGCATCCCCGCCGAAAACAACCGCACGACGATCGAGGCGTACAACCGCATCGCGGCCCTGCCCGGCATCGATCACTCCGGGACCGTGGACGGCGTCGTGATCCCGCCCGACACCGAGCGCTACCGGACGAACGCCGCGTACGAGCAGACCCACCCCGAGTGCGCCGCCGGCATCCTGGCCGACACCCTGGAATCCGATCCCTCGTCGCCTTTCTGGACCGCGCGCAACACCGCGCAGCGCGCCGAGGGTTCGACGATCCCGCTGTTCCTCACGCAGGGGTGGACCGAGAGGAATACCCGCCCGGAGGGCATGGCGGAGTTCCTGGATGCCGTCGCCGGTCCGGTGAGCGGGTGGGCGGGGCCGTGGGACCACTACTCCGGCAACGACGTAGACGACGAGGGCCGTCTGAAGATGGGCCGCGCCGGATGGGTCGACGAGGTTCGGGCGTTCTTCGACGCTCATCTGCTCGGGGCGCCGGCCCCCGAACCCGCCTGGGCGCTGCAGGACAACGAGGGGCGCTGGCGCCTCCAGTCGTCGTGGCCCGGCGTCACGCACGAGGTCACCGCTCCTCTCGCGCCCGGCTCGTACGTCGACACCGGCCGCGGCGCCGATGCTCTCCCCGCGGGCGACGAGGGCGACGGCTCGCTCTTCGGCACCGCCCCGCGCGACGCGCAGACCATCGGGGCCTCGCAGACGCTCTCCGCCCCCGTCGACGAGCCCACGCGCCTCAGCGGCAGGGCGTCCCTGAACCTCCGCACCCAGGGGGCGGGCGTCGCGCACGCGCGACTGTGGGACGTCGAGCCCGACGGTGTGCCGACGCTCATCGTCGAAGAAGCGGCACCCCTGGACGCGTCAGGGACGACCCGCATGCACCTGCGCAACGTCGAGTGGACGCTCGCGCCCGGGCACGCGCTCCTGGTCACGGTCGGAACGACCGATTCCCTCGCCTGGCGCCCCTCGCCGAGCGAGCAGACCGTCACGATCGAGAGCGGCGAAGTCACGCTCCCGCTGCAGTCAACGGCCGACGACGTGCCGACCGAGGGGCAACCGGCCCCCTTCCTGGCGACGTACCTCGAGGACGCCCGCTGGCCCGTCCCGATCGCGGCGACGCCGAGCTTCTCCCTGGCGGAAACCTCCCCCGCACCCGTTCCGACCCCCTCGGCCTCGGGCGCGGCCCCCGCGCGCCTGGCCGAGTCGGGGATGCCGTCGAGCCCGGGCCTCGCGGTCGGGGGCGCCGCAGCGCTCCTCGCGGGAGCCCTCCTCATCGCGGTGAGGCGGTCGCGCGTGAGCGGGACCGATGCGCGGGCGAGCGCGACAGCCGGGCGCGGTTCCCGGAGGTGA
- a CDS encoding GMP synthase, translated as MTARLLYVCARPQRDAAAAEWASFRDGLGVDDDDLVHHDLVREPLPRDIERFAAVVVGGSPFNVTDPDKTDEQRRLERDLERLAATAIEGRTSAMFTCFGIGVVTRMLGGEVTLNTPEGTGPAEIALTDAGRDDELFGILSPRFQALTAHKEGTASVPPGATLLAENAACPVQAYRAGAGLWATQFHPEPTAEAFVARMEVYRDAGYFDAEAFDQVSAHVRTASVEQPTLLLRSFAARAVAV; from the coding sequence GTGACCGCTCGCCTGCTCTACGTCTGCGCCCGCCCGCAGCGCGATGCGGCCGCGGCCGAGTGGGCGTCGTTCCGCGACGGACTCGGGGTGGACGACGACGATCTCGTGCACCACGACCTCGTCCGTGAGCCCCTCCCCCGCGATATCGAGCGCTTCGCCGCCGTGGTCGTGGGCGGAAGTCCCTTCAACGTCACCGATCCCGACAAGACCGACGAGCAGCGCCGTCTCGAGCGCGACCTCGAGCGCCTCGCGGCCACCGCGATCGAGGGGCGCACGAGCGCGATGTTCACGTGCTTCGGCATCGGCGTCGTCACGCGCATGCTCGGCGGCGAGGTCACCCTGAACACCCCCGAGGGCACGGGCCCCGCCGAGATCGCGCTGACCGACGCGGGGCGCGACGACGAGCTGTTCGGCATCCTGAGCCCGCGTTTCCAGGCGCTGACCGCGCACAAGGAGGGCACCGCGAGCGTGCCTCCCGGGGCGACGCTCCTCGCCGAGAACGCCGCCTGCCCGGTGCAGGCGTACCGCGCCGGGGCCGGCCTGTGGGCGACGCAGTTCCACCCCGAGCCGACCGCCGAGGCGTTCGTCGCGCGGATGGAGGTCTACCGCGACGCGGGCTACTTCGACGCCGAGGCGTTCGACCAGGTCTCGGCGCACGTGCGCACGGCCTCGGTCGAGCAGCCCACCCTGTTGCTGCGGTCTTTCGCCGCGCGGGCCGTCGCGGTCTGA
- a CDS encoding tryptophan-rich sensory protein, producing MNVEAPWRGNDLARQIVVLSALSFMIIAAVIGAGAFGNTAVEDQQDGALSTNGSYLAPAGPAFSIWSAIYLGLIAYAIWQALPRQRTNPRQRALGWLIALTMTLNGLWLVAARFGTLFLTVVVIVLLLAALGWTFRVAVLTREPRGGVVDSILIDGVTGLHLGWVTLATVANTAAWLTTVAPSSWEKAADAIGIGVLVVVGLIGLAIAWKSSWRLTPALALAWGLSWLAVERFGGEPRSTGIGVMAIIVAAFVLLPPAVIRILRLIRPSVD from the coding sequence ATGAACGTAGAAGCTCCATGGCGGGGGAACGACCTCGCACGTCAGATCGTCGTCCTCTCCGCCCTGTCGTTCATGATCATCGCGGCGGTGATCGGCGCCGGCGCCTTCGGCAACACCGCGGTCGAGGATCAGCAGGACGGCGCGCTCAGCACGAACGGGTCGTACCTCGCCCCCGCGGGGCCGGCGTTCTCGATCTGGTCGGCGATCTACCTCGGCCTCATCGCGTACGCCATCTGGCAGGCCCTCCCGCGCCAGCGTACGAACCCGCGCCAGCGCGCGCTCGGCTGGCTCATCGCCCTGACCATGACCCTCAACGGTCTGTGGCTCGTCGCCGCGCGCTTCGGCACCCTCTTCCTCACGGTCGTCGTCATCGTGCTGCTCCTGGCCGCCCTCGGCTGGACGTTCCGCGTCGCCGTGCTCACGCGCGAACCGCGCGGCGGCGTGGTCGACTCGATCCTCATCGACGGCGTCACGGGTCTGCACCTCGGCTGGGTCACCCTGGCCACGGTCGCCAACACGGCCGCCTGGCTCACGACCGTCGCCCCCTCGTCGTGGGAGAAGGCGGCGGATGCCATCGGCATCGGGGTCCTGGTCGTGGTGGGCCTCATCGGCCTCGCGATCGCGTGGAAGAGCTCGTGGCGCCTCACCCCGGCCCTCGCGCTGGCGTGGGGACTGAGCTGGCTCGCGGTCGAGCGATTCGGCGGCGAGCCGCGGAGCACCGGGATCGGGGTGATGGCGATCATCGTGGCCGCCTTCGTGCTCCTGCCGCCCGCCGTCATCCGCATCCTGCGCCTGATCCGCCCGTCGGTCGACTGA